ATTCACACGACGAAGGGTGATATCGCAATACAACTGTTCCCTGACGCCGCACCGAAGACTGTGGAGAACTTTATCACACATGCCAGAAACGGTTGGTTCCTCGTACCGCTCCGGGAAAACGGTGCGACCCCAAGCTGACGACACCTCACAATTCGCAGGGTATTACAACGGAACGATCTTCCATCGTGTCATCAAGAAATTCGTGAGTATAGCTGACTACTCAGGATGATACAACCAGTGGCAGACAGCTAACATCTCGTTGCAGATGATTCAAGGTGGAGATCCATTCAAAGTGAGTTTGCTTGATGCGCGCACATCAGATGGCACGCGGTTGTTGATGCCCAGGAATCTATAGGACGGTACCGGTGGTGAATCCATCTGGGGAGGGACATTTGAGGACGAGTTTTCCACCAAAGCGCGACATGATCGACCTTTCACATTATCGATGGCTAATGCAGGTGAGCAGCTAGCTTGTTGCCACTGCGGTAAAATATAGCTGACATTCATGAAGGACCTAATACCAACGGGTCTCAATTCTTCATCACTACGGTCCCATGTCAATGGCTGGACAACAAACATACGTAAGGGAGCAGTTGATTACAAGTAAAGCTCACAGCTGATGAAAGAGGGAATTGACCGCGCAGCGTGTTCGGCCGGGCTGTGGGCGGTTTAGATATAGTGACGGAGATTGAGAATGTCAAAGTGGATAAGAATGACAAGCCGTTTGACGAGATTACAATGACTAGTATAACGGTAGAGTAGGCAAAAGCGGAGTGCAGAGCCAAAAGGGAACAATGCATGACTAAGTAGTACTTGTACGATTGCACAGCTGAGCATTCATTCTTGCCATGAGGAACTGCAAGTGGTGCCGAGGAGCCTATAGGTTGATGCTTCGGAACGAAAGAGTCCCTCTGTCATGTTTGAGTGAGATTGACAACGAACAATGGCCTTTGGACTGACGGTTGGAAACACAAGTGGAAAGAGATCTTGACTAGATCCATCATGCAGGTTGAAGAATGCGGAATTCTGCATCTTCGTTCTTGTTCGTCAGCGCTCAGCGAGATGGACCATCAAGAACACTTCGGTCATGTATATCAGTTTACTTCCTCACATTCATCTCTTCTGACTACTTTACTTCATTCTACTTTTTTTTGATCATTATTCTGTCCCTTCTCGCGATCTATCTGGACTCAACCGTTCGAACACGCTCTGAACGAAATGCGCTTGGTAGCATGAACAGCTTAGTTGATCTTGAGGAGCTCGACTGTGTTGATTGCAGGAACTGTCAGCTGACAGATTCCCTTGGATTGAGGTCAACCGAGCAGCTGAGACGTTGactcatcactcaccttcgaacTTGAGGGTCGAGTTGGGGGGAATGACAGGGGGGAAGCCTCGAGCACCGTAGGCTAATAAAGcgcgagagcgagagtcaAAATCAGCAAAGAGATCCTGATCTCaggggaagagggggaggggggaaGGGCAGCTGAAAACCTCCTGTTCAATGACGAGGACTCACCGTAGTCAGGAGAACAGATGAGGTTCGCCTTTTGGCCGATGGAGAGTTGAGGGACACCCTCGTCCCAGCCCTTGATGACCTGGCTGCAAATAGCAGGGAAAACTCAAGTATCAGCGCAAAGTGTCCATATTCCCGATGCAGAGGAaacgagagaaggggaggtgAGGTGTGAGCAGTACAGGTGCACGGGGTCGTGGGGCAAAAGTGCGCGCATCGTGACGCTCGCATTGTGTGACGAGTGATGACAGTGACTATGTCCCTCGCTCACGACCCCATCGAAAAGTGGAGGGTAGTCGGGTGGACTGGatctcctcactcacccttgaccGATCCTGCAGACGAAGGGAGATCCTCGGTCTCGAGACGAGTCGAACTTGGAACCGTCGAGGAGGGTACCGACGTCTGAACGATCAGATGGCGTCAGCACAACTTGTCTGATCAAGCTGGGAAAGCCAATCAATCGCTGTGTCACTCACAGTGGATGGCGACCTGGTCACCAGGCTTGGGGAAAGACTTTCCGTCACCGGCAGAGATGGTCTGACCACCAAAGCATCGCATCAGTCCTTTCGCTATCACCAGAACAACTTGAAACATGTACACGTGCAGCGATGCACGTGTACGAGCGGacccacactcacctcgacagTAACACCCATTTTAATAGCTGTGGAAGTGAAGGTTCTGGTGTGAAGTGTGGATCGAGCGGTGATATTGGTCAGGAAGGATCTGAACATTGATTGTAGGCAGGTAACAGAAAGGTCAAAGGACGTGTGGAACGAGATGAATTAACTGGATGGGATTGTGGTGTGCTTGGGATGGTGACGAGGCGTGTGGAGTGAGTCAGAAATcgagagaggtggaggcggagTTACATGGTCCGGGAATGTGGCACTTGGGTTTGGAGTAGTCGGTCACTGAGAGCTGACGGCTCTGTTCATTTGTAAACCCTCACAATTCGATATGGCTAACAGTGGAAGAGGGGCGGGGCGGAGAGAGCTATGCGTATTGTCACGTTCGTAGCTATTATCAAGAGCAGGACATGTGCTTAAATAACCTTGTCGAAGCACCTTCGGCAAGGCCATTAGAAGCCGCACAATCAGTGATCCCGCTTAGGAGGCAAGGCACCAAGTCAGGTCGAGCGGCAGCTGTGTCCCCAGCGATGGACGTCTGTGGTACAGAACAGGGAAAACCGGAGTTGATAGACAAGATCATTTGAAGAAAGTGGAGTTTATTTTGGCATGGCAGCTGGATACGGGATCCCGACGAATGTATTGTGATAGAGAGACGATGTGAAAGTGCTATATGGGCTGGATACATACGAGACCGAGTCCCAACACACGAACATAGTCGCTGGCTATCCATCTCTGATCTGGCATAGTCTCTATCCCCTGTAAAGTCCCTGGCAAGTGACCTGAGCGTCTCTATGAAAGGGAGGGGCTTTGAACATATCTCTCtgacagagagagacatAATCAAGTTACAGCAGTATGTCGATGCCACTGACCGCTCCCCAACCACATTCCCCGGTGTTATGCGGCGACATTGGAAACACGCGGCTGATTTTGTATGTTCATGTGTTCGTGTGTGGCTGATAATCAGAATCAAACTTGGCGTTGTTTTGTGATTCACTTTTTGATTCGACTTGCGCGACCACGTGAGATGAGGTGTAGTAAGTTATGTGTAAGTCACGTAACGTAGTGTGATCGAGTGTGACTTTGTTTGGGAGGAACGGCAAGGGGAGGGTCAAGTCACTCGTCAAGTTGGTTGATTATTTCTATTACCTTTCATCCAATCATCACAGTCACAGTCATCCTCCGTGCTACGTCTGTACTCGACCCTCCTCAGCCATCTGGGACCTTTCTTGCTAGACTCACAACCAACTCCACAATCgtctcgatcctcttcttgggATTCCGCTTTCATCCCTCCCATAACCCTTGTCCCTGCTCTTAAGAACCCCTACCCCAACACCACTTGGACAGCAACGATGCCGGtgaccaagaagaaaggCGCAATCTTTGCCATCTATGCGGACTCACCAGATCGATCAGATCCCTCGCATTTActcccttccacttcgtcttcatcctgCATCagacctccaccaccaccacaacaTCGCTCGATGAAAGGCGGGTCAAGttccgcttcttcgccttcgacgacgaagcgTACTCAGCGTAAAGCGCTTTCATCGCTCCAGCCAAAACCACTCTCGTCCGcttcgacaacgacaacgacaacgacgatcAATCACAACCATCCGAACATCATCCAGTCCAAGTCGACTATCTCAGAACAGGAAATAACGAAATCCAAGACCAAGTCCAAATCAGTCCTCACGGTCTACTCGGACGATGTGAACCTTGTCAAACCCTCCACAGCCACAAGCACGACCACGGGCGTCAGCAGAACCTCGAGAACGAAAGAGAACAAACCTGCTCCACTTGCTCAGTCCGTGTCCCAGACACTGTCCGTGAAACGTAATCGAGATCTACTCTCCCCACTCCCTATCGAGGTTGCACCTCGTcgcatctcctctcatGAGGAGAGCGACACCGTGGTGGAAGGCGTAGCGAGTGCAGTTGCGGGTGGGAGTCTGAGATCCACCAATGGTCAATCTCCCGCTAAGCGAAATCGAACGGTCTCGTCGCCTGTCAACGTCCAGAGATCTATACAACTCTCCACCATGTCTGCGACCTACGACAATGCTACGACAGACGTCGACCCTATCGATAAAGAGAATGTACCTCCTCCAACGATGGAACAAGAAGGCTCACCAGCTACCCGTACCCGATCGAAAACTCGTCATTCGTCAATCTCACAGATCACCCTCAGTCCATTACGTTTCACGTCCACCCCAcaagggaggaggaggagggcgGAGGATCTCGTAGGTGACGGCAGGGGTACCTTGACATtgaagaaagggagagaacTGGCGCGAATCATGGATGCAGAGATTTTCGGTATGGTATCAATCTCGGCGGAAGCTGGAGCAgcagagaaggggaagaagaggggtGGATTACGGGAGAGAGCGGTACGACCGGATGGTGCACTCGTGGATGTTAGCGAAGCGTATGGAGCGGATGGTGTGGAACCGGAAGGATTTAGGACAcaaagagtgagtcgagtcgaggtcgagtgGTTTCATTCTGGTAAATCATACATTGACAAAGGTCGCCCTGTACAGCGATAAGATCTTCGTATACGACTtgacgagagaaggagagaagtaCGAAATCACGATCGAAACGATAGCGTCACAGCCGACTTGATCGAAGTATGACACATCACGATGATCCATACTCGACCTTGAGATACCCCACCACATCGACTATATAGTATACAGATACACCACTTATCATAATCTCACGTTTATGTCTATCAACCAGGTCTCTATCAGTCTCATGACGAGTAATGTCTTTTCCATACCCATTCGACACGGTCCCCTAGCACATTTCTTTCGTCACGCCAAAAAGTGTATGAATTGATATCGATCTTGGTGAAAGATGATAGGAGCGTTAGCTTCACAGCATCTGCAAATCTCACGCAGCGAAGGACCAGATACTCAGCGGTAGATTCCAGTGCAAATGATGATTCGAGTGCATGTCATTACTTGATACAGTATGTCAAGTTACATCTTCCTCTATACTACTTACAGTAGTCGAGACATGCGTACGTCCTCTATAACTTTAATCTTCTATTCTCTCGGAGTTCTATACACGGTCCTTGCCTCGCTTCGTATCAGATGTACACTGCTCCGGCAAAGATCGCCGGTCTatgatctgatcttccttccaacAGTCTCATACTGATCGACACAACCCAGAGATATCAGCAACCGTACGCCTCAATAAAATAGAGAGCCAAACGACTTGAAGTTGGACGTGCAACAATGGACTCACCCCGCATCGTCAATCGTGCCATAATGCAGGCATCTCACTTCCCCTTTTCTCCATCTTTTCTCGCCTCCACTTGCGTCCACTTCATATCCGCTCGTCCTCTCATTGGAGATCAACGAAGAACGATGTAGCCATCCCGGTATATCTCTCAAAAACCTTCTGAAAGCATTCCGATCATTGTCTCTAAGTGAGACgggcggtggaggaggtgcaCCGATAGATAACGAGTTGGAGACGGGCATATGTGTTggggatggatgaggaggcGATTGTCTGTCAAGATGAGGTGAATGATGTGCTGAAGCAGAATTGGAGATGACAGGAGAGATACGGTTCGGATGAGGAATGTGTTGAGagatcgtcctcgtcctcgctGCCGACAAGAGTTTCATTTGATTTTGTCTCAAACTGGCCGTCGCCGATCCCGTAGCAGGCGATGATATGTCTCCACCTGCACTGCCCTCTACCTCTTTTTCAACACTGCCTGGGAGGAGAACGCTTTGACCGTCCGAGTGACTTCGAGGACGCTTGTTTGCGAGAGTCACCCTCAGCCGGTCTCCAGGTGGGGATCGGACATCACCAAATCTGATGTGTTCATTGGACGATTCGTGGTTAGAATGGCTGGAAGTCGTCCCTAGAGCCGACCCAGAGAACGATCGGACAGTAAGCTTGGCGGGACTAATGTTGCCAGATTTACTGATGGGGTAGATAGGGTGACTGCCTTTGCTACGTAAGGGCGATCGAAGGGAATATCCTGTCGATCGCCTCGGCGATGGGATCAGCCCGCCCGGAGGTTCCTGTCCGCGGTCCAGACCGGGAGAGTGATTGGGTGAGGTGGATAGGTTGTTAGTCGTAGGAGACATAGTCGTCTCCGCCACGCTCGCTCGATCAGGATGTATAGCCGGAATGTCGTCAACCTGCTGCACCCGTACAGCAGTACGGTCCGCGGTGGATGGTTCCATCGAGGTTGTTCTTCCCATCTGCAGCTTCAAGTGTCCGCCCAGATTGGAAAAGACAGTCGAGAGTCGGTGGAAAGGTTTGTCCCGATCTAGAGAGGGATGGACCAGATGCGCGTCCGCTAGATCTGAGTCCGGCTCCGGATCAGGTTCGACATGTGCCTTCCACAGGACTCGATCGCACTGAACATAGACATCAGTCATTTGTCGACCCGATCCGTGTCGTTACTCACCCAACTCGGAACTCTTTGCTTTTTAGAGGTATCGTACACCCCTTCCCTGTCATCAACTTCTACCCtcgcatcttcctcttccagatgTTCATCAACGCCTTCCCTCACTGATTTCGTCGAGACTGTCCTCTTGAGGAGGGTTAATCGACGCGCCATACCCCGTCTTTCGCCTCTAGGAGGAGAGCCTGCCCCAATCGTATCTTCCGACCGGACAACAGGAGGAGATAGTGTCACGTCCCCGGTGGCAGTCATATCCGCTACGGTGTTGAATCTTCGTTCAGGCGATGCGATAATTGGACTTTGACTGTTCTCCGGCGTActtggtcgaggaggttgggcctcgtcatcttggTCCATTCGAGTCGAAGCGAAAGAAGACATTGATGTTCGTCTTGAAGACGGATCGAATTCGTTCGAATTCCAATTCCGTCGTAAAGAAGGTTTTCGCTTAGTACTCGAATGCCTGCGTACTCCTCTTTTTGCAGGAGAGGGAGTTAGGATCCCGTCCATTTTGACTAGACCCAAGAAGTGTCTCGTCTTTTCCTTGATGACGACTTCGAAAGCACGATGCCTGTGTTGGTTTGTATTCGCCTTCAGCACCTCATCACaatcatcgtcaccgaAATCGGTTCCAGCCGTGGAGGTATACCGACTTGAATCGAAAGACCGTCGTGACATAGTGGCATCTTCATTCGTCGAATCGTCGTCGCTTCCGATAGGTAGTAGACCATTGATGCGAGACCGGTCTAACgaatcgtcatcgtcgcctAGCACGATGTCATGGTGGTCATCTTCGGGAACGTGCGAGAGAGTTTGCTTGATAGTAGCACTGGCTGGCAGCTCGTTACCAGCCGCGGACGTGGAAGACTTCCGTCTCCTCATACTGCGTCGACGATCCCGGTTGGTTGCACGAACAGACTTCCACACCTAAAATGGTATAAATCGACGATACTCAAACTGGCTGGGCGGAACAATTTACTCACATCGTACTTGAAAGTACATGGAAAGTCGATAGGACCTTCTTCGAAGCCAGGAAACGGGTTGCTCTCAGGATGCTTCATAGCTAATTTGAGTTGATCCCACATGAGCAGCTCTGCGTACTCTGCCAGATTCGTCAGTACGGTCAAGAAAAGCTATGGCAGCAGTacgactcactcttctgCTCAATTAGCCAATCCGCATGCAGTCTTGAAAGCTCCAGTCGGAAGTTGACTGTGATGAGTGTCAGCGCCTGCGAGTGCCGGTCACCAATCGCCGTTTGAACTCACGGTCTCCACACCAGAAAACAGTGTCGAAGCGCTCAGTTATGTCTATGGATCACCTTTATATCAGCTCGCGCTACCTTGAAAGTGACATCTATCGGTACTGACCTTCTGCTGTTGCTCTTGGATCATCTGTTGGCAAAAAGCAATCTAGTCTCAGTTCGGCTTTGATCTTGGCGATATTGGCGAGTCGTGCAGCTTGTCGGTTTGTGTGCGCAGCAAGGTGAGAGTTGACGAATAAGAATCGGTGCTCGGCTAGTTTGAGACTTATTCCGCTGCAATGAAAAGGCTCCGTTAGTTAACAGATTGTAGTCAATACTTGAAGCGTAAAGAAGACGTACATCCCCCCTTTATTGCCCACTCGACCACCCGCCAGGCCCGCGGTGACAAAGTCTTTGTCGACCCCTACGGTCATTCGTTAGCGTTCGAATCTTTGATCGACGAATTCTCTCACCTTGTATCAGATGTTCGCACCCCTTATATACGTATACCGAAAGGTACATTCCCAACAACCGTTCCTTCGCGACATGGATATAGCTTCCATTCCCCCCTTTTGATCTTTCGACCTCGTCTACCGGTATGACAATCTCTGGTCGTTCGAGTTTCGGCTTCACAGGCTGGGATGCAGCTTTTGGACGGTGAAGTGCTGTTACATTTCTATCATCGTCTGAGGAGTCGTCAATCCTGGCATTGTGTCCCGCTGCCTCCTCTCTGAGATCCTgatccccttctcctgagtcagacgacgatgacgatgaagattgACTGGATCCAAAGGACGACTGAGATCGAGCGAGTGGAGATGcagagagatgaagatgtgagGGACCGGGCGCTAGCTTCTGAGCCGACATAGGGGTGGTAGGCGTGACGGGAGCTGAAGCTGAGCGTAACAGGGATGGCTGCGTAGGGTGGGGCGGGGCATGAGAGGCTTGATTGGGGAAGAGCGGAGAATCACGTGAAATAGGCGAGAGCGAGCCTAGCACCCCTTCTGGACGATTAGTGGCGTTCGGTCCGCATAAGTAGTCTGTGGGTGCCAATTGCCATCAGCGACTACGATATATCCTGTCCAAAAAGTCACGTACCATCCAACATCTGGCTCCA
The Kwoniella newhampshirensis strain CBS 13917 chromosome 1, whole genome shotgun sequence DNA segment above includes these coding regions:
- a CDS encoding FK506-binding protein 1, with the protein product MFRSFLTNITARSTLHTRTFTSTAIKMGVTVETISAGDGKSFPKPGDQVAIHYVGTLLDGSKFDSSRDRGSPFVCRIGQGQVIKGWDEGVPQLSIGQKANLICSPDYAYGARGFPPVIPPNSTLKFEVELLKIN